The genomic region cactacagtacatgtttaattccccttgaaaaataaaccatcaaaaggagagtcaaaacctcgccaTTTTTTGTTACAAGCGAGGAGTTATAGAACGTGACccccgcgagtatcgaggtttcACTGTAAACACCAGGCGGAAAAGTGAGGACAGTGAGGACGCACATCGTTTTTAGACTAAAAAAGCAAaacacgctttttttttttttttacaaattcttagttttatattttcgaAAAACCCTCCATAATCATTGAGACCCAAATCAAATTCCAAAACGTGTAGGAACCCtgaatattatattgtaaacaATAACCCTATTAACAAGGTCTCATGTAGATCatcaacacacaaaaaatgctTGATTACTTGAAAAAGAACTACGGTTACATGACTGACACTTGATTAGGCAGTTTACCCACAATGCCTCACCGCTGAGGTTTTAACGCTCATTAGGATCAGAGTGTAAGTGCACATGGGATCGGTGTTAAACGTCTCCCAGGAGTAATGTGCTTACGCAGGGATACAATGTGAACACAATAAACCCAAGCTCTCGGGTTTAATATCCCTCAGCTGCTCCTCATGTGCTCCGGGGCAATGTGTCATGTGACCTGGGATTGGGGCCAAAGCCGAAAGCTCGGGGCTGAAAGTTCAGGCGCTCACACTGCAGCACGATAAACactatatatcatttatataatcatataataatcaATATCCTGATAAAACAcgtcttttttaaattaaagaaattgtttctaatttaaaaaattatattaatatatttttaaaaatacattataacaaGTCCTAGGAACAgtgtgcagacagacagacagacaaaatttacacatcaattctttttttttttacattattttagataattgaatttgacaaatttaaaagatttaaatgaaagaattaattaaaagaaattaacaaaaaaagcaatttttttgttcacataattcatcaaatgtgtttttctttttactgcgACGCTTTTACATTTCTGGAAGTTTCTCATCGTGATaggatgtttgtggacacctgtcctTTAGATTGGATTGTGCTTCTTTTGAACAtctcactcttctggaaagatgttccactaggttttgtggagatttattcagccacaagggtgtgagtaaagtctgatgtaggtgagaaggtgaggagacctggggtgcagtcagcattcacattcatcccaaaggtgttcaataaagttaaagtcaaagctctatagcaggagatcttcatagCAGTATTCTGAACCTCAGGCTAATATGAAATGCACAAACCCTTCCTCCTCATTGTTAGTTTAATCATCACTCAGATGACGTCTGACACAAATGGTTACGCCCGTTCCAGTTGGACTTACAAGCTTTtctacattacggtaatttcaACAACGAACAACAATTAATGAACGTGCTTTTgacgtgcggaacatagttacaatccgagttccctcaggaatgttttaagtggcggaccgcaagtttgtttattctTCGCCTCGCACTTTAAACAaagtttcttcttcttattattattattacacatgaaaacatacacaacaataccAGGGGTATAAAAGAAAGAGACTAGAGTTAACGCAGtgctggaaatacgatttgtttgGCGCTATggaatttttttcccttttatgtccagcttcaagaatttctcttaaaataagaaaatcccGACAATTCCGCATCTTGaagaagtgaatgaatgaaggatgaaagaaattaatacatttgttaaatCTCCAAATTCTgttgaaataaatagaacagttaCGTAGATCACATctttacacatctgtattacccaaatggggtctagcAAATCTAAacaattgtatttaattgtattaaatttaatcaatttaattgtgccaatttatttttaaattattaattttaaaattaaaattaattttaattgattactcagttgaatcaaaataatacaaatttgtatttcattaatttgatttattgtattttttctttttttataaaaatattattttatacactatttaaccaagcaggcgtTTTAATTAcaattgtttaaatgttgattaataatgttaataataataaattccaattttatgttttgcgttTCTTCTCACTGACCAGATCTTTCTCACGACCCAGTACCAGCTCTTCCACGGGCCGGTACTATGGTACATGGGTCCAAAGTTCTAGcagaaagcaaaaataaaacaattttcctcattttatcTGCTCACATGGAAACTGGTGGCTTTGTCCAAAATGTTCCCTCTCTCCATAGCAAACACGACGTTTCTATCACTTCCAGGAAGCTGGCAACAGGAGATTAAGAGATGAAGCACTTTCCCGGTTCACTGAGCAATTGTATTCCCACAGAACACGGAAAATAGCCCTGGGACAACAAGTTGTAACAAATTCGTTTGGCTGGAACACGGTTGCACAGGATTGGGTGCATTTTTAAAAGGAATTAAGCAACCACGGATTCTGACAAGCTAACTGACTAgcagtgctaatgctaatctTAACCAACTATAATGTGTagtgatgaaaacctgctcgatatagttttttttttccctgaaaagtcattaaaatataaaatagaaatcctgctttctgattggtcagaatctgtttgattcattttctagaaCAATGAAGCCCTGACTTATGGTTTCTAAAGCAACAGCTCATTCAGGACGACTGATAATAGCTGATTTTTATCACCAGATGTTGTTCAGTTGACATTcacggaaggagtctccagtttcagggATCTTAACAAGATATCTactgttgaggtttttgtttgtttgttttgtcttattaactaCAAGCAAGAGAAAATAAATTCAGTCTGCTGAAGGAGGAACTGCtgagaacaggaactaactCACTTCTtgctacaaacaaacaaatatatacatcttatctcttatatttatatacccaTAAATGCATAAATTTGTTGACATGTGAACTACAGCGCAGTGACATTTCTTCTTCACATCTCCAAGCATAttaggaagctgaggtcagtGTGATCTGGAGCACAGAGAATTAAGGGTCTTCATTAAGGGCCTGATCTTGACAGTGGTTGGGTTTTTGATCAGAGCCTTAGTATCTATAGGTATCTAGCATACTTCTAGATCATATATACACCGATCACGCATTATAATAACAtactgagtggtgaagtgaagaacactgatgatctccaTCACCTGTAAGTGGgtgcattcatttattaagcaacaagtgaacattttgtcctcaaagtttatgttagaagcaggaaaaatgggtaagGATttgagacgtctagacgtctgggtcagccagagcatctccaaaactgcagctcttgtgtgatgttcctggtctgcagtgatcggtatttatcaaaagtgaaCCAAGGAAGGAACATTTATGAACTGGGTGGctgaggatcattgatgcacgtgaggagcgtgtggtccgatccaacagacgagctcctgtagctcaaaattCTGAAGATGATCATGGTGTTGATGATcaatgggtcacgactgttttagcagtaaAATGGGACCGACACAataggtggtcataatgttatgatcagtgtgtgtgtgtgtgtgtgtgtgtgtgtgtgtgagagagatgaatGAACCATCTTCAGTGTGTTTGATCCCTTATACAGGCGCATATGAGCCTCATCCTGCTGTTTTTGGGTTAAAAGGTGAAAAATTGCGGTGCCATACGGTgaaggagatacagaaagaaagccacgtgtgtgtgtgtgtgtgtgtgtgtgtgtgtgagcttcatgatgatgatgatgatgatgatgatgaaacctGTGCATTAGGTGAATACCACATGCCTGTCAGTTCAGTCCTTTCCCTTTTTAATTACTCAGATCATTAgtgagaaatgttttttaactCTTCCACCCAAACAAGAACTAAAGATCCGGAACAACTCGGATGacgtgtttctttctttctttctttctttcttttttttttgctcatatgATGATAATTAAAGCCCATAATAAACATTTCAGCTCAGAAATAAAACCCTGGCAGATGCACATGAAAACCTTTATAAAGGACAATAAACCTGCATGAAAATCAGATGAAGTTTGGGAAGTTTCTACTCACCAGCTGGATCAACTTgatggatttgtttttgtttattttattggaaataaaaaattaaacgcgtccgcaaataaaaaaaaacgaagacACCTATCCGAGTCCTAAGGCTGTGTTTTTATATTACttatcctacacacacacacacacacacacacacactcaggctgAAAATGTTCTCGAAGTGAACTTCCCGTTTACCGCACCCCTCCATGATGAATCATTTCACCAAACCGACTCGTTCGAGTGAGTCGATTCCGTGGTTTTGATTCATATGAATCAGTAGTTGGAAACCAGCATTTCTGCTTTAACCCTCATTAAATCTGGTCAcctggttaaataaaaaacaatcacaCTTTACCATTCAGATCGTCTTGTTCTGCAGACTCTCCCGATAAACACATTAGCAAACAATAAATTatagcttgtttttttaataattaaaggtTCAGATGTAAAtgccatttttttccctctgtttacaagaaagcacttaatttatctacatttacacattatcATCTTCAAAATATTCCCTTTGCACAGCAAAACAGTGCTcgcagcattcctgccacttctccAATGTGTCCTGGGTGCACCTTCTGCTGTTCAtactggatctccgcaatggtgtcagaACAGCTGGATCTTCATCGTCAAGAAAAGAGTTGAAggctgcaggagccaaatctggtgagtagggtgggaaGTAAGATCATGCTGTTTCCAGGGAGAAACTCATGTGAAAGGGTGCTCCAGACGTACACAGACCGATGTCTTCTGTTGCATTGAATTgtgaaggttggtgctccctgtgactgtgagtgcagccttgtgctgccatctattGGCATGCCACAAAActagtttttaattgtttttgtacTACCTGGTATATGTGTGGTAGACTAaaggttaaagctctgggttgctgatcagaaggtcatgggttcaggCCCCAGTATTGTCAAACTACcacagctgggcccttgagcaaggcccttaatgtTCAGCAGCATGACtgtgataattgtaagtcgttTTTGATTGGCCAAATACTGTCAATGTTGTTAGAATGTGTAATGTTTCTGTTGAAACCTCATGATGATCATCAGGGAGATCATCTTTTAACTTTCACtcgagtaaaaatacaaaagttttGCCTATGTAGATGTTGGTCCACtcatgggcccttgagcgaggcccttaaccctcagctgtaAAACAGAGATaaaagtttgctttgtgcacaggggcagtgtcatgctggaactggtttgggttcaagtgaagggtaaatttcatgctactgcattcaaagaccATGTAATGTATTTCACTGACAGATCAGATGGTGTGTAACTTGGATAAATGAGAAGGTATGGATCGAAGGTGTGTGACTTGGATAAATGAGAAAATGCAGATCGGACGGCGTGACTTGGATAAATGAGAAGGTGCGGATCGGACGGCGCGTGACTTGGATAAATGAGAAGGTGCGGATCGGACGGCGTGTAACTTGGATAAATGAGAAGGTGCGGATCGGACGGCGTGACTTGGATAAATGAGAAGGTACGGATCGGACGGCGTGTGACTTGGATAAATGAGAAGGTGCGGATCGGACGGCGTGACTTGGATAAATGAGAAGGTACGGATCGGACGGCGCGTGTGACTTGGATAAATGAGAAGGTACGGATCGGACGGCGTGTGACTTGGATAAATGAGAAGGTACGGATCGGACGGCGCGTGACTTGGATAAATGAGAAGGTACGGATCGGACGGCGCGTGACTTGGATAAATGAGAAGGTACGGATCGGACGGCGTGTAACTTGGATAAATGAGAAGGTACGGATCGGATGGTGTGTAACTTGGATAAATGAGAAGGTACGGATCGGATGGTGTGTAACTTGGATAAATGAGAAGGTACAGCAGGTGATGAAACAGATCCACGAgacacgtgtttttttttaacaataaaattgtattttaattgattgcGACTCGGCTGAGTCACTTATTAGTAGATTTATTTGCAAAACTGTccaattttattattcattatttaaggtataatgaagaagatgatgattaggatgatgatgatgatggtggttccttcttttctctttcctcatTTGCTTCCTCCCCCACGTTATTCTGTCCTTCATTTCTAGTCTCAGCTTTACTTCCTGCTTCTTGGTTTCTTCTGGGAGACTCGAACATCGGTCTGTAGATATAAATTCCTCCTCCAACACCAACTAGAGTGGCGAAGGCGATCTGATTAAACGGTATCCTTCTGGGAAACATGATTCCTCCAGAGGACAGGagactcttctcttctcttctctttcactCCATTCCACAGGTTCTGGACTGGCTTTTGTTCctgacagagagaaaataaagatggtttattgtgttttaaatgatttacacATTACAGAGCTCCAGGACTAAAACACCATTCATCAGTTCTCCATAAGTTCGCCAAGGTTACAGCATGGATATCTCACACAGCTAGCATACAGGCTGAGCGACtagcattctctctctctctctctctctctctctcacacacacacactcacctggaTGTTACTTCTCCCACCACTTAattctttatctgtgtaaaattAAAGAAGGTTCACTCATGAATTCATGCTATGCTAGGCTATGTTAAGGCTATGCTAAGATCCTTACTAGCCTGGCTCCTGTATCCCAGCATGTGGGTGCGTCTCAAACCGTGTCTGAGTCAAGTGCAGGACTAAACTCTTTTCAGAGGGAATGTAGTAGCGAGGAGTCGCCCGGTGACGTCACTTGTTACAAGTCCTTTTTAGTCTACAAAATCATGAAGGCGACAGTGATGATCAGGGGTTTGTGATCAGTGTTTGGTCAGTGTgaacagtagtgatcagtgattggtcagtgtgaacagtagtgatcagtgattggtcagcGTGAACAGTagcgatcagtgattggtcggTGTGAACAGTAGTGATTAGGGATTGGTCAGTGTGAACAGTAGTGTTAAGGgattggtgatcagtgattggtcagtgtgaacagtagtgatcagtgattggtcggtgtgaacagtagtgatcagtgattggtcagtgtGAACAGTAGTGATTAGGGATTGGTCAGTGTGAACAGTAGTGTTAAGGgattggtgatcagtgattggtcagtgtGAACACTagcgatcagtgattggtcagtgtGAACAGTAGTGATTAGGGATTATCTGTGTGAACAGTAGTGGTCAGTGATCGGTCAGGGTgaacagtagtgatcagtgattggtgatcagtgtgaacagtagtgatcagtgattggtaatcagtgtgaacagtagtgatcagtgattggtaaGTGTGAACAGTAGTGATTAGGGATTGGTGATCAGTGTGAACAGTagcgatcagtgattggtcagtgtgaacagtagtgatcagtgattggtgatCAGTGTGAACAGTAGTGATTAGGGATTGGTGATCAGTGTgaacagtagtgatcagtgattggtgatCAGTGTGAACAGTagcgatcagtgattggtcagtgtcaacagtagtgatcagtgattggtgatCAGTGTGAACAGTAGTGATTAGGGATTGGTGATCAGTGTgaacagtagtgatcagtgattggtgatCAGTGTGAACAGtagggatcagtgattggtcagtgtgaacagtagtgatcagtgattggtcagtgtGAACAGTAGTGATTAGGGATTGGTGATCAGTTTGTTCAGTGATCACACTGTAATCCGTAATTGGTCAGTGTGAACAGTAGTGATTAGGGATTGGTGATCAGTGTgaacagtagtgatcagtgattggtgatcagtgtgaacagtagtgatcagtgattggttactGTGAACAGTAGTGATTAGGGATTGGTGATCAGTGTgaacagtagtgatcagtgattggtgatcagtgtgaacagtagtgatcagtgattggtgatCAGTGTGAACAGTAGTGATTAGGGATTGGTGATCAGTGTGAACAGTagcgatcagtgattggtccGTGTGAACagtagtgattagtgattggtgatcagtgattagtcagtgtgaacagtagtgattagtgattggtgatcagtgtgaacagtagtgatcagtgattggtcagtgtgaacagtagtgatcagtgattggtcagtgtgaacagtagtgattagtgattggtcagtgtgaacagtagtgatcagtgattgggcagtgtgaacagtagtgatcagtgattggtcagtgtgaacaat from Silurus meridionalis isolate SWU-2019-XX chromosome 13, ASM1480568v1, whole genome shotgun sequence harbors:
- the LOC124396150 gene encoding protein PIGBOS1, producing MFPRRIPFNQIAFATLVGVGGGIYIYRPMFESPRRNQEAGSKAETRNEGQNNVGEEANEEREKKEPPSSSSS